In Macaca fascicularis isolate 582-1 chromosome X, T2T-MFA8v1.1, one DNA window encodes the following:
- the TRMT2B gene encoding tRNA (uracil-5-)-methyltransferase homolog B isoform X12 codes for MAIITFHPQKLSQEELHVQKETVKEFFIRGPGAACDLTSLYFQESTMTRCSHQQSPYQLLFGEPYIFEELLSLKIRISPDAFFQINTAGAEMLYRTVGELTGVNSDTILLDICCGTGVIGLSLAQHTSQVLGIELVEQAVEDARWTAAFNGITNSEFHTGRAEKILPGLLKSKEDGQSVVAVVNPARAGLHYKVIQAIRNCRAIRTLVFVSCKLHGESTRNIIELCCPPDSAKKLLGEPFVLQQAVPVDLFPHTPHCELVLLFTR; via the exons ATGGCTATCATCACTTTCCATCCCCAGAAATTAAGTCAG GAGGAGCTCCATGTTCAGAAGGAGACTGTAAAGGAATTTTTCATCAGAGGTCCTGGAGCAGCCTGTGACTTGACCTCACTTTACTTCCAGGAAAG tACCATGACCCGTTGTAGCCATCAGCAGTCTCCCTATCAGCTTCTGTTTGGGGAACCCTACATCTTTGAAGAACTTCTGAGCTTGAAGATCCGCATCTCTCCAGATGCCTTTTTCCAGATTAACACTGCTGGTGCAGAGATGCTGTATCGGACTGTGGGGGAGCTGACTGGAGTGAACTCTGACACCATCCTTCTTGACATCTGCTGTGGAACTG GTGTGATTGGCCTCTCTCTGGCTCAGCATACATCTCAGGTCCTCGGGATTGAATTGGTGGAGCAGGCAGTGGAGGATGCAAGATGGACTGCAGCCTTCAATG GCATCACCAACTCTGAATTTCACACTGGTCGAGCAGAGAAGATTTTGCCAGGGCTACTAAAGTCAAAGGAAGATGGACAGTCAGTTGTTGCTGTGGTGAACCCAGCCCGTGCCGGACTGC ATTACAAGGTGATTCAAGCCATTCGAAACTGCAGGGCCATCCGCACGCTAGTTTTTGTTTCCTGCAAGCTCCATGGTGAATCCACTAGGAATATCATTGA GCTGTGCTGTCCTCCAGACTCTGCTAAGAAGCTCTTAGGCGAGCCCTTTGTCCTACAGCAAGCTGTCCCTGTGGATTTGTTCCCCCACACCCCACACTGTGAGCTGGTGCTCCTCTTCACTCGATAA